The Caenorhabditis elegans chromosome II genome has a segment encoding these proteins:
- the bath-33 gene encoding BTB domain-containing protein (Confirmed by transcript evidence), giving the protein MTKEFVMTRKVKNIAAMKEGDSQSTTSEQHFGLPWYFKVFCKDKHLQLCVYYGAQLIAEEQSIEVECDFKMITPTGKIFVEKTGVRKYGGETQYIGIGFPKFMLWEKMMKEFVVEDTVTVEVCLKIIDTWGFEKKVKVRNFDEAMKEFSDVVLVVKETRFHVAKLFLAAQSGYFKALPIGNFKEGNSSEVTLSSIDPNDFQNFLEVLYGHQEAITDESVEGVLLIADMYNAKLVTQNCENFLFRGAGSKMMLKKQLQLAYRYNLENLKRSCYSNLEI; this is encoded by the exons atgacgaaGGAATTTGTGATGACTCGAAAAGTGAAGAATATTGCCGCTATGAAGGAAGGAGATTCGCAATCTACAACAAGTGAACAACATTTTGGACTACCTTG gtaTTTCAAGGTCTTCTGCAAAGACAAACATTTGCAGTTATGCGTGTATTATGGAGCCCAGCTTATAGCCGAGGAGCAAAGTATCGAAGTTGAATGTGATTTCAAAATGATTACCCCTACTGGCAAGATATTTGTCGAAAAGACAGGAGTTCGAAAGTATGGAGGTGAGACGCAGTACATCGGAATTGGATTTCCAAAGTTTATGTTATGGGAGAAAATGATGAAGGAGTTTGTGGTAGAGGACACGGTGACGGTTGAAGTTTGTCTGAAGATCATAGACACTTGGGGATTTGAGAAGAAGGTGAAAGTCCGCAACTTCGACGAGGCTATGAAGGAGTTTTCGGATGTTGTGTTGGTGGTGAAGGAGACCAGGTTTCATGTGGCAAAACTG TTCCTTGCTGCCCAGTCCGGATACTTCAAGGCTCTGCCAATTGGCAACTTCAAAGAAGGAAACAGCTCCGAAGTCACTCTCAGCTCAATCGACCCCAACGACttccagaactttctggaaGTTCTCTACGGCCACCAGGAAGCTATCACAG acgagtCGGTGGAGGGTGTGCTTCTCATTGCAGACATGTACAATGCCAAGTTGGTCACCCAAAACTGCGAGAACTTTCTTTTCAGAGGAGCGGGATCTAAGATGATGTTGAAGAAACAGCTGCAGCTGGCCTATCGCTATAACTTGGAGAACTTGAAGAGATCTTGCTATTccaatctggaaatttga
- the fbxa-163 gene encoding F-box domain-containing protein (Confirmed by transcript evidence), translated as MSAALRQSELTIRTCILYEVLDKKPIKQSFDNFRRKVGNDVISYYEFEFWFYRFNNGNHDLHYDRSVNPVPRLLSGMPLNVINEVLNHLDLIDLIALMKVSRNFRRAVQNMKVCVIESLVVQLFEETDCTKIIYNLRYKFEYRQNDAGCEVTFFARNGDIFEKQKVVAGGNYIELCNKDLKLMVESGKAQMELFRLDNKGIQKKSRKKFIAGIEKALNSAKNLSSKTVQTQFVSYPELAQLLPIFPAEKLKKLILNGLDGREYEQLIDLDQWKKARIFQGFEGELNVPIEHFLHFEWLDVHLATFTDEDAMKLRDMIDRSAHFVYAEIQYTRMNIDRLKRVFDVHSVEHNHIYETPDKRSFYVAFGQFMIQITKPGYQFDYNYKL; from the exons ATGTCTGCTGCTCTCCGCCAAAGTGAGCTCACCATCCGAACATGTATTCTCTACGAAGTACTcgacaaaaaaccaattaaacagtcctttgacaattttcgtagaaaagttggaaatgaCGTCATCTCATATTatgagtttgaattttggttCTATCGATTTAACAACGGAAATCATGACTTGCACTATGATcgaag CGTCAATCCAGTTCCACGTTTGCTGTCAGGCATGCCTCTTAACGTGATCAACGAAGTTTTAAATCACCTGGACCTTATCGATTT aatagcTCTGATGAAAGTGTCTCGGAATTTTCGGCGCGCTGTTCAAAACATGAAAGTTTGTGTGATCGAAAGTCTTGTCGTACAGTTGTTCGAAGAAACAGATTGCACAAAAATCATTTACAACTTGCGCTATAAATTCGAATATCGCCAAAATGATGCAGGCTGTGAGGTTACCTTCTTTGCCAGAAACGGTGACAtcttcgaaaaacaaaaagttgtgGCTGGCGGGAACTACATAGAGCTATGCAACAAGGATCTCAAGTTGATGGTGGAAAGTGGAAAGGCTCAAATGGAATTATTTAGGCTTGACAATAAaggaattcagaaaaaatcccGCAAAAAGTTCATAGCCGGTATCGAAAAAGCTCTCAATTCGGCGAAAAACTTGTCGTCAAAAACTGTGCAAACCCAATTCGTTTCATATCCAGAACTTGCCCAACTGTTGCCCATTTTCCCTgcggaaaaactgaaaaaacttaTACTGAATGGATTGGACGGTCGAGAATATGAACAGCTGATTGATCTGGATCAATGGAAAAAGGCGAGAATATTTCAAGGATTTGAGGGGGAGTTAAATGTTCCGATTGAGCACTTCTTGCATTTCGAGTGGCTCGATGTTCATCTCGCAACATTCACAGATGAAGATGCAATGAAGCTTCgtgat atgatcgACAGATCAGCTCACTTCGTTTATGCTGAAATTCAATACACACGTATGAACATCGATAGACTAAAGAGAGTCTTCGATGTGCACAGTGTGGAGCACAATCACATTTACGAAACTCCGGACAAAAGATCTTTCTATGTTGCATTTGGTCAATTTATGATCCAAATTACAAAACCCGGATATCAATTCGACTACAACTACAAGCTCTAA
- the fbxa-164 gene encoding F-box domain-containing protein (Confirmed by transcript evidence): MSAALRENHIENDAMHYNKSAHPKSLSAMPLNVVSEILAHLNNIESLVLMKVSRNFRRAVQNSKVEINRLTVQLCTGGQSSSIVYGRYVITYKQNNGGCTVSYVDNKVVGGNKKEVFVPEENYLELCNKDLKLMMENRKVEFYSFGVSISGIETELSKKFIDGIEETMKSAKSLTSRTVATYNTSLSGLAQLVGIFPAEKLEVIDFKGEGSVGFEQLINSDQWKKAKKFDGLWSLSIPIEHFLHFEFFKVDLAIFTEDDAVKICDMIDTSTHFGRAQIRCNSINISGMKRIFGAHDEEDNIVYQNLNNIPFYVEFLPDLLRVTKYGYRIEIDN, from the exons ATGTCTGCTGCTCTACGCGAAAATCACATCGAAAATGATGCCATGCACTACAATAAAAG cgCCCATCCAAAGTCCTTGTCGGCCATGCCGCTCAACGTGGTCAGCGAGATCTTGGCCCATCTGAACAACATCGAATC ATTGGTTCTGATGAAAGTGTCTCGAAATTTTCGGCGCGctgttcaaaattcaaaagttgagATTAATAGACTTACTGTACAGCTTTGTACAGGAGGACAATCTTCAAGCATTGTTTATGGCCGCTACGTCATCACTTACAAGCAGAATAATGGCGGTTGTACAGTTTCTTATGTTGATAATAAAGTCGTTGGGGGcaacaaaaaagaagtttttgtgCCTGAAGAAAACTATCTAGAGCTTTGCAACAAGGATCTCAAGTTGATGATGGAAAATCGAAAGGTTGAATTTTACAGTTTCGGAGTTTCaatttctggaattgaaaCAGAACTCAGCAAAAAGTTCATCGACGGCATTGAGGAGACTATGAAATCTGCAAAGAGTTTGACGTCTAGAACCGTTGCAACATATAACACTTCGTTGTCAGGACTCGCACAACTGGTGGGCATCTTCCCTGCTGAAAAGTTGGAAGTGATAGATTTCAAAGGAGAGGGGAGTGTCGGATTTGAACAGCTGATCAATTCGGATCAATGGAAAAAGGCTAAAAAGTTTGATGGACTTTGGAGTTTGAGTATTCCAATTGAGCACTTCTTgcatttcgagtttttcaaagtAGATCTAGCGATATTCACAGAAGATGATGCTGTAAAAATTTGCGAT ATGATCGACACATCCACTCACTTTGGTCGCGCTCAGATCCGCTGTAACTCTATAAACATCAGCGGGATGAAGAGAATCTTCGGAGCCCATGATGAGGAGGACAACATCGTCTACCAAAACCTGAACAACATACCTTTCTATGTAGAATTTTTGCCTGATTTGCTCCGAGTTACAAAGTATGGCTATAGAATTGAAATTGACAACTAG